Genomic segment of Streptomyces sp. NBC_00654:
GCCGGATCGGGATCAGCGGCTGCTTCCCGCTCCTCGTCGAGTTCTCCCAGGCGTACCTGGAGGTCTCGGACGGCGAGGAGGTCGACGAGGTGATCGCGGGCTACGTCGCCGGATATCACCCGCGGCACTGCGGCTGGATCCTCCCCGGACTCGTCGGTGAGGCCCACCGGGCCATCGCCACCTATCCCACCGAGGAGCTGATGAGCGAGGCGTTCGACCGTACGCTTCCCCTCGCCTCAGTGTCCGGATCGACCTGGGCGCAGTGGTTCGGCCGCCTGGCCGGCGAGCTGACCCGGCACATGAAGGAGCAGCATGCGCACGCGTAGCGCCACCTACCCGGACCGGGAGACCGCGCAGTGGGCGACCCAGATGGTCGTGACCCGCAACGACCAGGCGGTGCACCGGTGGCTGGCGCAGTCGACGCGGCAGCGGCTCACCATCGAGGCGTCCTGGCCCTCCCGGCCGGAGCCGGTGGGCCGGGTGCTCCTCCAGGCGATGATGCTGGCGGGGCGCGGAGCGGTCGATGTGCGGGCCGCACGCGTGATCCTGAAGCGGTCCGCGTCCTCCCCGCACGGCTTCACCGTGCACGCCACCTTCCCGATCCTCCTCTAGAGGCAGGCCCACGTGCCCCTGACACCCCTGCAACACGACAGTTCCTACGGCGAGTTGGACCAGGTCCTGCACGCCTACGCGGGGCTGGGAGCCGACGACACCCCGGAGCGGCCGAGCGAGGCGCTGGCCGCCTATCTGCGGCACACCTGGCACACCCGGCCGCACGCCCTGGCCGCCGCCGAGGCACAGCTGCGCTCCTACGCCCGCACCCCGCCGGGGCCGCTGCGGCTGCGTCTGGGGGAGTTCTATCCGGTGCCCGACGTGGGGCTGGACGAGGACGCGGTCCGGGACTGGCTGCTGCTGCTCGCCGACCATCTGCGGCGCAGCATCGAGGCGGGCGAGGTCCCGCCGCCCTGCGCCCCGCGGACCCACTGGGAGTGGCACGCCCGCTTCCCCGAGCTGGGGCAGTTGCTCGGCGGCTGGTTCTCGCAGGACATGCCGGACGAGTCCGAGGACCATGACGCGGCGCTCCAGGACTATCTGGACACGACCGACCGCTCCCTGGTCACCCGGCTGGCCGGTGAGCTGCACGAGCTGCTGGCTCTCGGCCTGGACGAGGGCGAGTACACGGTGGGGCTCACCGAACTCGGCCTGGAGGTGGATCCGCCGGACTCCTTCAGCCACGGCGCGTGGCTCGTCGCGCTCGCCCACGCCGTCCTGGCGGCCGGGGGTACCGGCCGCCAGGAGTAGCGGGGCCGCGCGGGCGGCGGGGCCGTCCCGCTTACAGGACGACTTCCGCCTTGTACGTGCGCAGCCAGGCGTCGAGCTGGAGGGTCGTCTCCAGCGCGGCGCGGCTCATGCCCTCCTCCAGCGCCGTGGTCCCGTCGCGGCGCAGTGCGGACCTGAGGTCCGACGAGACGAGCGGGCCGAGCGGGCTCGACCCGTCGAGCAGGACGTCCGACAGGCGCTCGCGGAGCCCCTGGTTGTACGCCGCCGCCCGGATCGAGGGGTACGGCGTCTTGACGCGCTGGGAGATCGCCGTGGGCAGCAGGTCCTTCATGGCGGCGCGCAGCAGGCTCTTCTCGCGTCCGTCGAAACTCTTCATCGCCCAGGGGACGTTGAAGGTGTACTCGACCAGCCGGTGATCGGCGAACGGGACCCGGACCTCCAGCCCGCAGGCCATGCTCATGCGGTCCTTCCGGTCGAAGAGCACCTGGGCGTGGCGGGTGAGGGCGAGGTAGGTGGTCTCCCGGTACCGGGCCTCGGCGGCGTCGTCGAGGTGCCGGCCGGCGTCGATCTCCGCGACGGCGCTGCTGTGGCAGTCGCGCTCGTAGGTGTCGAGGTCGAGCTTGGCCATCAGGTCGGGGCTGAAGAGGATGTCGTTGCCCTGGTAGTTGTGGCGGCCCTCGTGGACCCACGGGAACGTGGTGGAGAACACCGCGTCGGGGTCCCGCTGCCAGCGGTAGCCGCCGAACACCTCGTCGCCGCACTCACCGGAGAGGGCGACCGTGGAGTGGCGGCGGACGATGCCGAACAGCATGTGCAGGGAGGCGTG
This window contains:
- a CDS encoding RNase A-like domain-containing protein, coding for MRTRSATYPDRETAQWATQMVVTRNDQAVHRWLAQSTRQRLTIEASWPSRPEPVGRVLLQAMMLAGRGAVDVRAARVILKRSASSPHGFTVHATFPILL
- a CDS encoding contact-dependent growth inhibition system immunity protein, encoding MPLTPLQHDSSYGELDQVLHAYAGLGADDTPERPSEALAAYLRHTWHTRPHALAAAEAQLRSYARTPPGPLRLRLGEFYPVPDVGLDEDAVRDWLLLLADHLRRSIEAGEVPPPCAPRTHWEWHARFPELGQLLGGWFSQDMPDESEDHDAALQDYLDTTDRSLVTRLAGELHELLALGLDEGEYTVGLTELGLEVDPPDSFSHGAWLVALAHAVLAAGGTGRQE